In Saccharomyces cerevisiae S288C chromosome VIII, complete sequence, a genomic segment contains:
- the OSH7 gene encoding oxysterol-binding protein related protein OSH7 (Oxysterol-binding phosphatidylserine transferase; part of family with seven members in S. cerevisiae; family members have overlapping, redundant functions in sterol metabolism and collectively perform a function essential for viability; OSH7 has a paralog, OSH6, that arose from the whole genome duplication) produces the protein MALNKLKNIPSLTNSSHSSINGIASNAANSKPSGADTDDIDENDESGQSILLNIISQLKPGCDLSRITLPTFILEKKSMLERITNQLQFPDVLLEAHSNKDGLQRFVKVVAWYLAGWHIGPRAVKKPLNPILGEHFTAYWDLPNKQQAFYIAEQTSHHPPESAYFYMIPESNIRVDGVVVPKSKFLGNSSAAMMEGLTVLQFLDIKDANGKPEKYTLSQPNVYARGILFGKMRIELGDHMVIMGPKYQVDIEFKTKGFISGTYDAIEGTIKDYDGKEYYQISGKWNDIMYIKDLREKSSKKTVLFDTHQHFPLAPKVRPLEEQGEYESRRLWKKVTDALAVRDHEVATEEKFQIENRQRELAKKRAEDGVEFHSKLFRRAEPGEDLDYYIYKHIPEGTDKHEEQIRSILETAPILPGQTFTEKFSIPAYKKHGIQKN, from the coding sequence atGGCTCTCAATAAACTAAAGAATATACCTTCTTTAACAAACAGTTCTCATAGCTCAATTAACGGCATTGCATCCAATGCTGCAAATTCCAAACCAAGCGGAGCAGACACGGATGATATCGATGAGAATGATGAATCTGGGCAAAGTATTCTATTAAATATTATTTCCCAGCTGAAGCCAGGTTGTGATTTATCTAGAATCACACTTCCGACATTTattctggaaaaaaaatcgatgtTGGAGAGAATCACTAATCAATTACAATTCCCAGATGTTCTTTTAGAAGCACACTCCAATAAAGACGGGCTGCAAAGGTTCGTTAAAGTGGTAGCATGGTACCTAGCAGGTTGGCACATTGGGCCCAGGGCTGTGAAGAAGCCCCTAAATCCCATTCTTGGAGAACACTTTACAGCTTATTGGGATTTGCCTAACAAGCAACAAGCCTTTTACATTGCAGAACAAACGAGTCACCATCCTCCTGAATCTGCGTATTTTTACATGATTCCAGAATCGAATATTAGAGTTGATGGAGTTGTTGTGCCAAAATCGAAATTTTTAGGAAACTCAAGTGCTGCAATGATGGAGGGGTTAACTGTATTGCAATTCCTTGATATCAAGGATGCAAATGGTAAACCAGAGAAATATACTCTATCGCAACCAAATGTTTACGCAAGGGGAATTCTGTTTGGCAAGATGAGGATTGAATTGGGAGATCACATGGTCATTATGGGTCCTAAGTATCAAGTGGATATTGAGTTCAAAACAAAGGGCTTTATTTCTGGTACCTATGATGCAATTGAAGGTACAATTAAGGATTACGATGGTAAGGAATACTACCAAATTAGTGGTAAGTGGAATGATATTATGTATATCAAAGATTTGAGGGAAAAAAGCTCTAAAAAGACTGTTCTCTTCGATACTCATCAGCATTTTCCTCTAGCTCCTAAAGTCCGCCCATTGGAGGAACAGGGAGAATACGAATCGAGAAGGCTTTGGAAGAAGGTTACGGATGCGCTGGCTGTACGTGACCATGAAGTAGCtacagaagaaaagtttcaGATAGAAAACCGCCAAAGAGAGCTGGCCAAAAAGAGGGCCGAAGACGGCGTTGAATTTCATTCAAAACTATTTAGAAGGGCAGAGCCAGGTGAGGATTTAGattattatatttacaAGCACATCCCTGAAGGGACCGACAAGCATGAAGAACAGATCAGGAGCATTTTGGAAACTGCCCCGATTTTACCAGGACAGACATtcactgaaaaattttctattcCGGCTTATAAAAAGCATGGAATCCAAAAGAATTAG
- the QCR10 gene encoding ubiquinol--cytochrome-c reductase subunit 10 (Subunit of the ubiqunol-cytochrome c oxidoreductase complex; this complex comprises part of the mitochondrial respiratory chain; members include Cobp, Rip1p, Cyt1p, Cor1p, Qcr2p, Qcr6p, Qcr7p, Qcr8p, Qcr9p, and Qcr10p and comprises part of the mitochondrial respiratory chain), giving the protein MAYTSHLSSKTGLHFGRLSLRSLTAYAPNLMLWGGASMLGLFVFTEGWPKFQDTLYKKIPLLGPTLEDHTPPEDKPN; this is encoded by the exons ATGGCG TACACTTCTCATCTGTCTTCAAAAACTGGTCTACATTTCGGTAGACTTTCTTTAAGAAGTTTAACAGCTTATGCTCCGAATTTAATGTTATGGGGTGGTGCTAGCATGCTTGGGCTATTTGTATTCACAGAAGGATGGCCTAAGTTTCAAGATACGCTATACAAAAAGATTCCGTTGTTAGGACCTACATTGGAAGATCATACTCCACCAGAAGATAAACCTAATTGA
- the LEU5 gene encoding coenzyme A transporter (Mitochondrial carrier protein; involved in the accumulation of CoA in the mitochondrial matrix; homolog of human Graves disease protein SLC25A16, which complements yeast null mutant; does not encode an isozyme of Leu4p, as first hypothesized) yields MTRDSPDSNDSYKHINKNTTQKTSFDRNSFDYIVRSGLAGGISGSCAKTLIAPLDRIKILFQTSNPHYTKYTGSLIGLVEAAKHIWINDGVRGFFQGHSATLLRIFPYAAVKFVAYEQIRNTLIPSKEFESHWRRLVSGSLAGLCSVFITYPLDLVRVRLAYETEHKRVKLGRIIKKIYKEPASATLIKNDYIPNWFCHWCNFYRGYVPTVLGMIPYAGVSFFAHDLLHDVLKSPFFAPYSVLELSEDDELERVQKKQRRPLRTWAELISGGLAGMASQTAAYPFEIIRRRLQVSALSPKTMYDHKFQSISEIAHIIFKERGVRGFFVGLSIGYIKVTPMVACSFFVYERMKWNFGI; encoded by the coding sequence ATGACGCGAGATAGCCCAGATTCTAACGACAGCTATAAGCATATAAACAAGAATACTACACAAAAAACCTCGTTTGATAGAAATTCATTCGATTATATTGTACGATCGGGATTAGCTGGAGGTATATCAGGTTCATGTGCGAAAACACTAATCGCACCCTTAGatagaataaaaattttatttcaaacATCAAATCCGCACTACACAAAGTACACAGGCTCACTAATAGGATTAGTAGAGGCAGCCAAGCATATATGGATCAATGATGGGGTAAGGGGGTTTTTTCAAGGCCATTCAGCAACCCTTTTAAGGATTTTTCCATATGCTGCTGTCAAATTTGTTGCTTATGAACAGATTAGGAATACCTTGATTCCCTCAAAAGAATTTGAGTCACATTGGAGAAGGTTGGTGAGTGGTTCACTGGCAGGATTATGCAGTGTTTTCATAACATATCCGTTAGATCTCGTGAGGGTTAGGTTAGCATATGAAACAGAACATAAGAGAGTAAAGCTAGGAAGaataatcaagaaaatatataagGAACCAGCTTCAGCCACGCTAATCAAAAATGATTATATTCCTAACTGGTTTTGTCATTGGTGTAATTTTTATAGGGGTTATGTTCCAACTGTACTTGGCATGATACCATATGCAGgtgtttccttttttgctCACGATTTACTTCATGATGTGCTGAAGAGTCCTTTCTTTGCCCCTTATTCAGTATTAGAACTttcagaagatgatgaattgGAAAGAGTACAGAAAAAGCAGAGAAGGCCTTTGCGTACGTGGGCTGAATTGATCTCTGGTGGTCTAGCTGGTATGGCCTCCCAAACGGCAGCATAtccatttgaaattattagGAGAAGGCTCCAAGTAAGTGCACTGTCACCAAAAACTATGTATGATCATAAATTTCAATCGATATCTGAAATTGCTCACATAATATTTAAAGAACGTGGAGTACGTGGATTTTTTGTTGGTCTAAGCATAGGTTATATTAAAGTAACACCTATGGTTGCATGTAGTTTTTTCGTCTATGAAAGAATGAAATGGAATTTTGGCATTTAA
- the TCD1 gene encoding tRNA threonylcarbamoyladenosine dehydratase (tRNA threonylcarbamoyladenosine dehydratase; required for the ct6A tRNA base modification, where an adenosine at position 37 is modified to form a cyclized active ester with an oxazolone ring; localized to the mitochondrial outer membrane; TCD1 has a paralog, TCD2, that arose from the whole genome duplication) has translation MANNTWKLIATTALISVFSTQLAKSVWKEYKLSCAANKNKTVSRPRQYDDHLFREQLARNYAFLGEEGMRKIKEQYIVIVGAGEVGSWVCTMLIRSGCQKIMIIDPENISIDSLNTHCCAVLSDIGKPKVQCLKEHLSKIAPWSEIKARAKAWTKENSHDLIFADGESPTFIVDCLDNLESKVDLLEYAHHNKIDVISSMGVATKSDPTRVSINDISMTEFDPISRCVRRKLRKRGIATGISVVFSNEMLDPRRDDILSPIDCEHRAINAVRDEALRHLPELGTMPGIFGLSIATWILTKVSGYPMKENEVKNRLKFYDSILETFQKQMARLNENKERSSLLGLEEVGYIVEEMFRGKSPISGYSTKLALTKWEANKEISLTNVVLMTKEEQEIHEKRILLDGEKLTAVYSEEVLDFIERLFKEEEYYS, from the coding sequence ATGGCAAATAATACGTGGAAGTTAATTGCTACTACAGCTCTTATATCGGTGTTTTCAACCCAACTTGCCAAAAGTGTATGGAAAGAATACAAACTTTCATGTGCGGCTAATAAGAATAAAACCGTATCGCGACCTCGTCAATATGATGACCACTTATTTAGGGAACAATTGGCTCGTAACTATGCATTTCTTGGCGAAGAAGGTATGAGGAAGATCAAAGAACAGTATATAGTTATAGTCGGAGCTGGAGAAGTGGGATCGTGGGTATGCACAATGTTAATTCGTTCAGGCTGTCAGAAAATTATGATTATAGATCCAGAAAACATATCTATCGACTCTTTGAATACCCACTGTTGCGCAGTTTTATCAGATATTGGAAAGCCCAAAGTTCAATGCTTGAAAGAACACTTGTCTAAAATTGCTCCTTGGTCTGAAATAAAAGCAAGGGCCAAGGCCTGGACTAAAGAAAACTCACACGATTTAATTTTTGCAGACGGTGAGTCCCCAACTTTTATCGTGGATTGTCTAGATAATCTAGAATCTAAGGTAGACCTATTAGAGTACGCCCATCACAATAAAATAGATGTTATTTCTTCCATGGGTGTTGCCACGAAATCAGATCCTACCCGTGTGAGTATAAATGACATATCCATGACAGAATTTGACCCTATATCTCGTTGTgtaagaagaaaattgagGAAGAGGGGTATCGCCACGGGGATTTCCGTTGTTTTTAGTAATGAAATGCTCGATCCACGCCGAGACGACATACTCTCTCCTATAGATTGCGAACATCGTGCAATCAATGCTGTCAGAGATGAGGCTCTCAGACATTTACCGGAATTAGGGACCATGCCTGGTATTTTTGGTTTGAGTATTGCGACATGGATTTTAACCAAAGTGTCAGGCTATccaatgaaagaaaatgaggTCAAAAATAGGTTAAAGTTTTATGACAGCATCCTAGAGACTTTCCAAAAGCAGATGGCGCGgttgaatgaaaataagGAGCGATCGTCATTGCTTGGATTAGAAGAGGTCGGTTATATAGTTGAAGAAATGTTTAGAGGCAAGTCTCCTATTAGCGGATACTCTACGAAACTAGCTCTAACAAAATGGGAAGCTAACAAAGAAATCTCCTTAACCAATGTTGTTCTGATGACGAAAGAAGAGCAAGAAATTCACGAAAAAAGGATTTTGCTGGATGGTGAGAAACTGACAGCTGTATACTCTGAAGAAGTTCTCGATTTTATTGAGAGGCTTTTTAAAGAGGAGGAGTACTATTCTTAG
- the NEM1 gene encoding Nem1-Spo7 phosphatase catalytic subunit NEM1 (Probable catalytic subunit of Nem1p-Spo7p phosphatase holoenzyme; regulates nuclear/ER membrane association and activation of Pah1p, a phosphatidate phosphatase involved in the production of diacylglycerol DAG for lipid droplet biogenesis; regulates nuclear growth by controlling phospholipid biosynthesis; required for normal nuclear envelope morphology and sporulation; phosphatase activity of the Nem1p-Spo7p complex is inhibited by Ice2p; homolog of the human protein Dullard) yields MNALKYFSNHLITTKKQKKINVEVTKNQDLLGPSKEVSNKYTSHSENDCVSEVDQQYDHSSSHLKESDQNQERKNSVPKKPKALRSILIEKIASILWALLLFLPYYLIIKPLMSLWFVFTFPLSVIERRVKHTDKRNRGSNASENELPVSSSNINDSSEKTNPKNCNLNTIPEAVEDDLNASDEIILQRDNVKGSLLRAQSVKSRPRSYSKSELSLSNHSSSNTVFGTKRMGRFLFPKKLIPKSVLNTQKKKKLVIDLDETLIHSASRSTTHSNSSQGHLVEVKFGLSGIRTLYFIHKRPYCDLFLTKVSKWYDLIIFTASMKEYADPVIDWLESSFPSSFSKRYYRSDCVLRDGVGYIKDLSIVKDSEENGKGSSSSLDDVIIIDNSPVSYAMNVDNAIQVEGWISDPTDTDLLNLLPFLEAMRYSTDVRNILALKHGEKAFNIN; encoded by the coding sequence ATGAATGCCCTAAAATATTTCTCAAATCATTTAATAACTacaaagaaacaaaaaaaaatcaatgtTGAGGTGACAAAGAATCAAGATCTACTAGGCCCTTCAAAGGAAGTTTCGAACAAATATACTAGCCACAGCGAAAATGATTGCGTTAGTGAGGTGGACCAACAGTACGACCACTCCTCAAGCCACTTAAAAGAATCTGATCAAAATCAAGAGCGCAAAAATTCTGTTCCTAAAAAACCAAAAGCTTTACGTTCCATCCTAATAGAGAAAATAGCGTCAATTTTGTGGGCACTActactttttcttccgtATTATCTGATAATCAAGCCCTTGATGTCTTTATGGTTTGTTTTTACCTTCCCACTAAGTGTCATCGAGCGTCGTGTAAAACACACCGATAAGAGAAACAGGGGTTCAAATGCTAGTGAGAATGAGCTGCCTGTCAGTTCAAGCAATATTAACGATTCTAGCGAGAAAACAAATCCTAAAAATTGCAATCTAAATACGATTCCCGAGGCAGTTGAGGATGACTTAAATGCCAGTGATGAGATAATTCTACAAAGGGATAATGTTAAAGGCTCATTACTTAGAGCTCAATCTGTCAAATCAAGGCCAAGAAGTTATTCCAAATCAGAACTATCACTTTCTAATCATTCAAGTTCTAATACCGTATTTGGTACAAAACGAATGGGAAGGTTCTTATTTCCAAAGAAGCTGATACCTAAATCCGTGCTTAACacacaaaagaaaaagaaactggtTATAGATCTCGATGAGACCTTAATTCACTCGGCTTCTCGAAGTACAACGCATAGTAATTCTTCTCAGGGTCACTTGGTGGAAGTGAAGTTTGGATTGAGCGGAATTCGTACACTATACTTTATTCACAAGAGGCCTTACTgtgatttatttttgacAAAAGTTAGCAAATGGTACGACCTTATCATTTTTACAGCATCCATGAAAGAATACGCTGATCCTGTGATAGATTGGTTAGAAAGCTCCTTCCCAtccagtttttcaaaaagatattACCGTTCTGATTGCGTTCTAAGGGATGGTGTTGGATACATTAAAGATTTGAGCATTGTCAAGGACTCCGAAGAAAACGGGAAAGGCAGCTCCTCTTCTTTGGATGATGTCATTATTATAGATAACAGCCCGGTAAGTTACGCAATGAATGTAGATAACGCTATTCAAGTAGAAGGATGGATAAGTGATCCAACTGATACGGACTTACTGAACCTGTTACCTTTCTTGGAGGCTATGAGGTATTCAACAGATGTCAGGAATATACTGGCATTGAAACATGGAGAGAAGGCATTCAACATAAACTGA
- the GPA1 gene encoding guanine nucleotide-binding protein subunit alpha (Subunit of G protein involved in pheromone response; GTP-binding alpha subunit of heterotrimeric G protein; negatively regulates mating pathway by sequestering G(beta)gamma and triggering an adaptive response; activates Vps34p at endosome; protein abundance increases in response to DNA replication stress; mutations in human homolog GNAS associated with McCune-Albright syndrome) produces the protein MGCTVSTQTIGDESDPFLQNKRANDVIEQSLQLEKQRDKNEIKLLLLGAGESGKSTVLKQLKLLHQGGFSHQERLQYAQVIWADAIQSMKILIIQARKLGIQLDCDDPINNKDLFACKRILLKAKALDYINASVAGGSDFLNDYVLKYSERYETRRRVQSTGRAKAAFDEDGNISNVKSDTDRDAETVTQNEDADRNNSSRINLQDICKDLNQEGDDQMFVRKTSREIQGQNRRNLIHEDIAKAIKQLWNNDKGIKQCFARSNEFQLEGSAAYYFDNIEKFASPNYVCTDEDILKGRIKTTGITETEFNIGSSKFKVLDAGGQRSERKKWIHCFEGITAVLFVLAMSEYDQMLFEDERVNRMHESIMLFDTLLNSKWFKDTPFILFLNKIDLFEEKVKSMPIRKYFPDYQGRVGDAEAGLKYFEKIFLSLNKTNKPIYVKRTCATDTQTMKFVLSAVTDLIIQQNLKKIGII, from the coding sequence ATGGGGTGTACAGTGAGTACGCAAACAATAGGAGACGAAAGTGATCCTTTTCTACAGAACAAAAGAGCCAATGATGTCATCGAGCAATCGTTGCAGCTGGAGAAACAACGTGACaagaatgaaataaaaCTGTTACTATTAGGTGCCGGTGAGTCAGGTAAATCAACGGTTTTAAAACaattaaaattattacatCAAGGCGGTTTCTCCCATCAAGAAAGGTTACAGTATGCTCAAGTGATATGGGCAGATGCCATACaatcaatgaaaattttgattattCAGGCCAGAAAACTAGGTATTCAACTTGACTGTGATGATCCGATCAACAATAAAGATTTGTTTGCATGCAAGAGAATACTGCTAAAGGCTAAAGCTTTAGATTATATCAACGCCAGTGTTGCCGGTGGTTCTGATTTTCTAAATGATTATGTACTGAAGTACTCAGAAAGGTATGAAACTAGGAGGCGTGTTCAGAGTACCGGACGAGCAAAAGCTGctttcgatgaagacgGAAATATTTCTAATGTCAAAAGTGACACTGACAGAGATGCTGAAACGGTGACGCAAAATGAGGATGCTGATAGAAACAACAGTAGTAGAATTAACCTACAGGATATTTGCAAGGACTTGAACCAAGAAGGCGATGACCAGATGTTTGTTAGAAAAACATCAAGGGAAATTCAAGGACAAAATAGACGAAATCTTATTCACGAAGACATTGCTAAGGCAATAAAGCAACTTTGGAATAACGACAAAGGTATAAAGCAGTGTTTTGCACGTTCTAATGAGTTTCAATTGGAGGGCTCAGCTGCATACTACTTTGATAACATTGAGAAATTTGCTAGTCCGAATTATGTCTGTACGGATGAAGACATTTTGAAGGGCCGTATAAAGACTACAGGCATTACAGAAACCGAATTTAACATCGGCTCGTCCAAATTCAAGGTTCTCGACGCTGGTGGGCAGCGTTCTGAACGTAAGAAGTGGATTCATTGTTTCGAAGGAATTACAGCAGTTTTATTTGTTTTAGCAATGAGTGAATACGACCAGATGTTGTTTGAGGATGAAAGAGTGAACAGAATGCATGAATCAATAATGCTATTTGACACGTTATTGAACTCTAAGTGGTTCAAAGATACACcgtttattttgtttttaaataaaattgatttGTTCGAGGAAAAGGTAAAAAGCATGCCCATAAGAAAGTACTTTCCTGATTACCAGGGACGTGTCGGCGATGCAGAAGCGGGtctaaaatattttgagaaGATATTTTTGAGCTTGAATAAGACAAACAAACCAATCTACGTGAAACGAACCTGCGCTACCGATACCCAAACTATGAAGTTCGTATTGAGTGCAGTCACCGATCTAATCATCCAGCAAAAccttaaaaaaattggtatTATATGA
- the TIM10 gene encoding protein transporter TIM10 (Essential protein of the mitochondrial intermembrane space; forms a complex with Tim9p (TIM10 complex) that delivers hydrophobic proteins to the TIM22 complex for insertion into the inner membrane), whose amino-acid sequence MSFLGFGGGQPQLSSQQKIQAAEAELDLVTDMFNKLVNNCYKKCINTSYSEGELNKNESSCLDRCVAKYFETNVQVGENMQKMGQSFNAAGKF is encoded by the coding sequence ATGTCTTTCTTAGGTTTCGGTGGTGGTCAGCCTCAATTATCATCTCAACAAAAGATTCAAGCTGCGGAAGCTGAACTAGATTTGGTCACAGACATGTTCAATAAATTGGTTAATAACTGttataaaaaatgtatCAATACTTCTTATTCCGAGGGTGAGCTGAATAAGAATGAATCTTCGTGCCTAGACAGATGTGTGgccaaatattttgagaCCAATGTTCAAGTCGGTGAAAACATGCAGAAAATGGGCCAATCATTTAACGCAGCCGGTAAGTTTTAG
- the STP2 gene encoding Stp2p (Transcription factor; activated by proteolytic processing in response to signals from the SPS sensor system for external amino acids; activates transcription of amino acid permease genes; STP2 has a paralog, STP1, that arose from the whole genome duplication) has protein sequence MPILSLSSTRNSVLTRIYDYLKALVQQVIVPNVEDDKSSKSTPFEKLEPAKQNHPQKDCCATEKDDLVDVSELFPKQNNKQLSLTSKSSVVPCALNLDNLETPFSIKIDNNGAVTTQLNLDEPILRGPSRGEPAKLQNDLISSPPLEESYINNDQYKALFPSNFLPITPVSSVITPASKKSIDESPLSDEVQGIADESSETLPYICHYCDARFRIRGYLTRHIKKHAKRKAYHCPFFDNSISQELRCHTSGGFSRRDTYKTHLKSRHFTYPEGVKPQDRNKSPGVCTQCGEHFSTSESWVENHIEAGSCKGLPEGYSEGIREKKKTSKMKMIKTSDGQTRFISSDESVSEPALQNKNCIEATVMQSKERPNDKIIPTKTEKNDFGIGTQWFERKQISRPTQTTQSRGPTEVQNLKEWSIISPPILSPQNASSVPQEYQSSRYTLHMDSPALSSASSALSPLSGDPITTTETNKSYPLDSEQSLLEPDKTEEDAINQSKESNMISINEMLQKQMDFELLGENHLKETQDYLALYKKAYGIEF, from the coding sequence ATGCCTATCTTATCACTATCTTCAACACGGAACAGCGTGTTAACAAGGATATATGACTACCTTAAAGCATTAGTGCAGCAAGTGATTGTGCCCAATGTGGAAGACGACAAATCTTCGAAAAGTACTCCTTTCGAAAAGTTAGAACCTGCGAAACAGAACCATCCACAGAAAGACTGCTGTGCTACCGAAAAGGACGATCTGGTTGACGTGAGCGAATTATTTCCCAAACAGAACAACAAACAATTGAGTCTAacatcaaaatcttcaGTTGTACCCTGTGCTTTAAATTTGGATAACCTAGAAACACCTTTCTCAATTAAAATTGATAATAATGGTGCAGTCACTACACAGTTGAACTTGGACGAACCGATTTTACGGGGCCCTAGCCGCGGCGAGCCAGCAAAGTTACAGAATGACTTGATAAGTTCTCCCCCGCTAGAGGAATCCTATATCAATAATGACCAGTACAAAGCTCTTTTCCCCTCTAATTTCCTTCCAATCACGCCCGTAAGTAGCGTAATCACTCCTGCATCGAAGAAAAGTATTGATGAATCTCCCCTATCCGATGAGGTTCAAGGAATTGCTGATGAGTCATCCGAAACTTTACCATATATATGTCACTATTGCGATGCTAGGTTCCGAATCAGAGGTTACTTAACACGACACATAAAAAAGCATGCGAAAAGGAAGGCCTATCACTGtccattttttgataatagCATTTCGCAAGAATTGCGATGCCATACTTCTGGGGGGTTTAGCAGAAGAGATACCTACAAAACACATTTGAAATCTAGACATTTCACTTACCCAGAAGGTGTTAAGCCTCAGGACCGTAATAAATCACCTGGAGTGTGCACTCAATGTGGGGAACACTTTAGCACTAGTGAGAGCTGGGTGGAAAACCACATTGAGGCTGGGAGTTGCAAAGGTTTACCAGAAGGCTATTCAGAGGGAATAcgagagaagaaaaagacgtctaaaatgaaaatgataaagacTTCGGATGGCCAAACAAGGTTCATCTCATCCGACGAAAGTGTTTCCGAACCAGCTTTACAAAATAAGAATTGTATAGAAGCGACAGTAATGCAGTCCAAGGAACGCCCTAATGACAAGATCATACCAACCAAAACCGAAAAAAACGATTTTGGAATAGGCACTCAATGGTTTGAACGCAAACAAATATCAAGACCTACACAAACTACACAATCAAGAGGACCTACAGAAGTCCAAAATCTCAAAGAGTGGTCAATAATATCTCCCCCAATTTTGTCACCCCAAAATGCATCTTCTGTACCACAAGAGTATCAATCATCAAGATACACATTGCATATGGATTCTCCAGCATTATCCTCTGCCTCCTCAGCGCTATCTCCACTTTCAGGCGATCCAATAACAACTACAGAAACAAATAAGTCATACCCATTGGATTCAGAGCAATCGTTGTTGGAGCCAGACAAAACCGAGGAGGACGCAATCAATCAGTCAAAGGAAAGCAATATGATTTCCATTAATGAGATGTTACAGAAGCAAATGGACTTTGAACTTCTGGGTGAGAATCATTTGAAGGAGACTCAAGATTATCTGGCCCTTTACAAAAAAGCTTATGGGATAGAATTTTAA